The proteins below come from a single Faecalibaculum rodentium genomic window:
- a CDS encoding ATP-dependent helicase, translated as MSSVIDSLNAPQKEAALTLDKDVRIIAGAGSGKTRMLMARIASLVDNGILPWRILAITFTNKAAREMKERLQTLLQDAARDVRISTIHSLCVRILREDASAIGYPKNFTILDGDDQKSMLRTIYKELDMDRTTFPPSAVLGKISGWKTAGYSPEEAQDQTDGPEAKAYELYERQLEDMKAMDFDDLLLKTRHLLGTNQEVRDKWQNRLDYIHVDEFQDVDPVQYDIIRLLKRPDAFLCVVGDPDQTIYTWRGAAVDIILNFARDFPNTRTVILNENYRSSQTILDAANALIAHNHGRIEKDLFSSIESDRKIETFQAQDESQEPLQVARDITRARKEGLEYRDIAVLYRSNYLSRGIERVLGKLRIPYRIYGGIRFYERQEIKDMLSYLKLITEPDPEDPAQKSLDLAVMRVINVPRRGIGARTVEKLQKEAADRGLNLLEVLRDPQTVSGAAAKKFAPFVELVDEMKSLRASVPLDELMMRMAFDSGYMAMLKDTREEDREENIEELQADIRQALQENPDLTLEEYLQDLSLFTDRDEEAGNAVSLMTVHAAKGLEFEQVHIVGLNEGVFPSLRAMEEAGRDGLEEERRLMYVAMTRAKKALYLSWNSGYSFQLDRHKTPSRFIQEIPEDYVKQESTPLDNYPVHKSPQGQSRKSRGRAPKPTTRLRKGDHVEHTVYGAGVVTDVQKDIVSVAFGHPNGVRKLNMHHPSLQKVKG; from the coding sequence ATGAGCTCTGTAATCGATTCCCTCAATGCCCCGCAGAAAGAAGCAGCCCTGACACTGGACAAGGATGTCCGGATCATTGCCGGGGCGGGGTCCGGCAAGACCCGGATGCTCATGGCACGCATTGCCAGTCTCGTCGACAACGGGATCCTCCCCTGGCGGATCCTTGCGATAACCTTTACCAACAAAGCCGCCCGGGAAATGAAGGAACGCCTGCAGACTCTGCTGCAGGACGCAGCCAGGGATGTCCGGATCTCCACGATCCACTCCCTCTGTGTCCGGATTCTCCGGGAGGATGCGTCCGCCATCGGCTATCCGAAGAACTTCACGATCCTGGATGGCGACGACCAGAAGTCCATGCTGCGCACTATATATAAGGAACTGGACATGGACCGCACCACGTTTCCGCCATCCGCAGTCCTGGGAAAGATTTCCGGCTGGAAAACCGCCGGGTACTCCCCGGAAGAAGCGCAGGACCAGACCGACGGCCCGGAAGCCAAAGCCTATGAACTCTATGAACGGCAGCTTGAGGACATGAAAGCCATGGATTTCGATGACCTGCTGCTCAAGACCCGGCACCTGCTTGGCACAAATCAGGAAGTGCGGGACAAGTGGCAGAACCGCCTGGACTACATTCATGTGGATGAATTCCAGGACGTGGACCCGGTTCAGTATGACATCATCCGGCTTCTCAAGCGCCCGGATGCGTTCCTGTGCGTGGTGGGCGACCCGGACCAGACCATTTACACCTGGCGGGGAGCGGCGGTGGACATCATCCTGAACTTCGCCCGGGATTTCCCCAATACCCGCACGGTGATCCTCAACGAGAACTACCGCTCGTCACAGACCATCCTGGATGCTGCCAACGCGCTGATCGCGCACAATCACGGCCGCATTGAGAAAGACCTCTTTTCCAGCATTGAATCAGACCGGAAAATCGAGACATTCCAGGCACAGGATGAATCCCAGGAACCGCTGCAGGTGGCCCGGGACATCACCAGGGCCCGGAAAGAGGGCCTGGAGTACCGGGACATCGCGGTGCTCTACCGCAGCAACTACCTCTCCCGGGGGATTGAACGGGTGCTGGGAAAGCTGCGGATCCCGTACCGCATCTATGGCGGGATCCGGTTCTATGAGCGGCAGGAGATCAAGGACATGCTGTCCTACCTGAAGCTGATCACGGAGCCCGATCCGGAAGATCCGGCACAGAAGTCCCTGGACCTGGCGGTGATGCGCGTCATCAATGTGCCCCGACGCGGGATCGGCGCCCGGACCGTAGAAAAACTCCAGAAGGAGGCAGCGGACCGCGGCCTGAACCTGCTGGAGGTCCTGCGCGATCCCCAGACAGTCTCCGGTGCGGCGGCGAAAAAGTTCGCCCCCTTCGTGGAGCTGGTGGATGAAATGAAATCTCTGCGGGCAAGCGTGCCGCTGGATGAACTCATGATGCGCATGGCCTTTGATTCCGGATACATGGCCATGCTCAAGGACACCCGGGAAGAAGACAGGGAAGAGAACATCGAGGAACTGCAGGCTGACATCCGGCAGGCTCTGCAGGAAAACCCGGACCTCACCCTGGAGGAATATCTCCAGGACCTGAGCCTGTTCACGGACCGGGACGAGGAAGCGGGCAATGCCGTGTCGCTGATGACGGTGCACGCCGCCAAGGGTCTGGAGTTTGAACAGGTGCACATCGTGGGCCTGAACGAAGGGGTGTTTCCCTCCCTGCGGGCCATGGAAGAAGCCGGCCGGGACGGGCTGGAGGAAGAGCGCCGGCTGATGTATGTGGCCATGACCCGGGCAAAGAAGGCCCTGTACCTGTCCTGGAACAGCGGCTACAGCTTCCAGCTGGACAGGCACAAGACCCCGAGCCGGTTCATCCAGGAGATCCCGGAGGACTATGTGAAGCAGGAATCGACCCCGCTGGACAACTACCCGGTGCACAAAAGTCCGCAGGGACAGAGCCGGAAATCGCGCGGTCGTGCGCCAAAGCCCACGACCAGGCTGCGGAAGGGAGACCATGTGGAGCATACAGTCTACGGCGCCGGGGTGGTCACGGATGTGCAGAAAGACATTGTGTCGGTGGCCTTCGGCCATCCCAACGGGGTGCGGAAACTGAACATGCACCATCCTTCGTTGCAGAAGGTGAAAGGATAA
- a CDS encoding CamS family sex pheromone protein, which translates to MSHSRVLPSLALTGVLVLSGCQADSTTAVQAEYEAAQPFVNSDTPAKHVGLLNSEDVRFEAERGLMDLSRQYFPPSDVTFRTHTFLDFDELDATDGSRGLLGTLRDDNPNGLNPNNNESFDTGNGVVQGAIILVDVYEVDWYRADSLAGISLSLVVNDSVTQNGESHKIGDEQLRSYIEVTSNKLVTYMRERFNEVSSRIPILVAAYELDSGDAASNGGYVMEGWYPQGSTGGKFTAVKETTLTVPSSAFTEQAGQLAQEFNTFKDDVRSVLADNTFVTGTCRMLNGEPSRLDLTITTHGKMLSEVMAAAQKVESSFGTFTDTDVEYHVTIINNDQPYAMGRRMARSTTLEFVSAT; encoded by the coding sequence ATGTCGCATAGCCGCGTCCTGCCGTCCCTGGCGCTGACCGGGGTCCTGGTCCTGTCGGGCTGTCAGGCAGACTCCACCACCGCGGTGCAGGCGGAATATGAAGCGGCGCAGCCCTTTGTGAACTCCGATACCCCCGCCAAGCACGTCGGGCTCCTCAACAGCGAAGATGTGCGGTTCGAGGCCGAGCGGGGACTGATGGATCTGTCCCGGCAATACTTTCCGCCTTCGGACGTGACGTTCCGGACCCACACCTTCCTGGATTTTGACGAGCTGGATGCGACGGACGGATCCCGCGGCCTGCTGGGCACCCTGCGGGATGACAACCCCAACGGCCTGAACCCGAACAACAACGAATCCTTCGACACGGGAAACGGCGTGGTGCAGGGAGCCATCATCCTGGTGGATGTTTATGAGGTGGACTGGTACCGGGCAGACAGTCTGGCGGGAATTTCCCTGTCACTGGTGGTCAACGACAGCGTGACCCAGAACGGCGAGTCGCACAAGATCGGCGACGAGCAGCTGCGCAGCTACATCGAAGTAACGTCGAACAAGCTCGTGACCTACATGCGGGAGCGGTTCAACGAAGTATCCAGCCGGATCCCGATTCTTGTGGCAGCCTACGAACTGGATTCCGGCGATGCGGCCTCCAACGGCGGCTATGTCATGGAGGGGTGGTATCCGCAGGGATCCACCGGGGGCAAGTTCACCGCCGTGAAGGAAACCACGCTGACGGTGCCGTCTTCTGCCTTCACCGAACAGGCCGGGCAGCTGGCCCAGGAATTCAATACCTTCAAGGATGATGTCCGGTCGGTCCTGGCAGACAACACCTTTGTCACCGGGACCTGCCGCATGCTCAACGGTGAGCCCTCCCGGCTGGACCTGACAATCACGACACACGGCAAAATGCTGTCGGAGGTCATGGCAGCGGCACAGAAAGTCGAAAGCAGCTTCGGTACGTTCACGGACACAGACGTGGAATATCATGTGACGATCATCAACAATGATCAGCCTTATGCCATGGGCCGGCGAATGGCCCGCAGCACCACGCTGGAATTCGTGAGTGCGACATAG
- a CDS encoding LCP family protein: MKKQKKEREDSRDLSGDLEHNTGAATQAATDETVSPDSERTYTLHTELAGDPAGTEPEDPFAGTEGASEHFRTKDSRTGGRKTARTPQKPTEGRKWPDFLLWGLATLLSVLFSLLLYQMGMLTIQILVCICVILLLTDLILLILLLRRTQVRWTTWVWRVFAVIMSACLAFGSFTIYNTWNALSTITGSNASSATLKVDLLVPADSGVSKVTDLVRKKVGYSTRADETVVAYALNQISTQINEVEYVDYSDYSQLYDDLRDGTIDAMLLPATRYNLLQEQYKDLKKDTKAIAQYETTRTLTPTSNSALDISREPFVVYVAGIDAGDDPSIDGRSDVNILVMVDPVNNSMTTVSVPRDSYVPNPAYNNGSDKLTHLGNDGADNSILGLEEAFGIEIDYYAKVNFQSLIHIVDALGGVEVDVKLDFTEQDENRSFKKDDLITLKKGKQVLNGKEALAYARHRKTAGYGTTGRENAQQDIIRAIMKKLTTAEGISRINQLMEAAQKYVATDMPLPAIQKFISQQLKNVQPWTVDSMTLKGGADATLTTVSMPSLPLSCYLLSPEDITKVYNAYARMFDDTKMKAFSFDLTKDPQPKITYAVEQEVSEYMITSADADRLSPYSVYYGIDRVDSSSADRSETRAQENAIDIVVPSYTPPVYVPEYVDPGPSYTEPVTPAPSPSPEPEPAPAPEPEPTPTPTPDPTPTPDPTPTPDSGTSGGSGTDTAAVGEGTD, translated from the coding sequence ATGAAGAAACAGAAAAAAGAACGAGAAGATTCCCGGGACCTGTCCGGGGATCTGGAACATAATACCGGAGCGGCTACACAGGCAGCCACCGATGAAACGGTAAGCCCGGATTCGGAGCGGACCTACACCCTGCACACAGAACTGGCAGGTGATCCGGCCGGGACAGAACCGGAGGATCCCTTTGCTGGAACAGAAGGCGCCAGCGAGCATTTCCGCACGAAAGACTCCCGGACAGGCGGACGCAAAACCGCCAGGACCCCGCAGAAGCCAACGGAAGGCCGCAAGTGGCCGGATTTCCTGCTGTGGGGACTGGCCACGCTGCTCTCTGTCCTCTTTTCCCTGCTTCTCTACCAGATGGGTATGCTCACCATCCAGATTCTGGTGTGCATCTGTGTCATCCTGCTGCTCACGGACCTGATCCTGCTGATCCTGCTCCTGCGGCGCACGCAGGTGCGCTGGACCACCTGGGTCTGGCGGGTGTTTGCGGTGATCATGAGCGCCTGTCTGGCCTTCGGCAGCTTCACGATCTACAACACATGGAATGCTCTGAGCACCATCACCGGCAGCAATGCTTCGTCCGCTACCCTGAAAGTGGACCTGCTGGTGCCGGCAGATTCGGGAGTGTCGAAGGTCACGGATCTCGTCCGGAAAAAAGTGGGGTATTCCACCCGGGCGGATGAAACCGTGGTGGCCTATGCCCTGAACCAGATCAGCACGCAGATCAACGAAGTGGAGTATGTGGATTACAGCGACTACAGCCAGCTTTATGACGACCTGCGGGATGGTACGATCGATGCCATGCTGCTGCCGGCCACGCGGTACAACCTGCTGCAGGAACAGTACAAGGATCTGAAGAAGGACACAAAGGCCATCGCCCAGTATGAAACCACCCGGACGCTGACCCCCACCTCCAATTCCGCGCTGGACATTTCCCGGGAACCCTTTGTGGTGTATGTGGCAGGGATCGACGCGGGAGACGACCCCTCCATTGACGGACGCAGCGACGTGAACATCCTGGTCATGGTGGACCCGGTCAACAACTCCATGACGACGGTCTCCGTGCCCCGGGACAGCTATGTCCCCAACCCGGCCTACAACAATGGATCGGATAAACTGACCCATCTGGGCAATGACGGGGCGGACAATTCCATCCTCGGGCTGGAGGAAGCCTTCGGGATTGAAATCGACTACTATGCCAAGGTGAATTTCCAGTCCCTGATCCACATCGTGGATGCCCTGGGCGGCGTGGAAGTGGATGTGAAGCTGGACTTCACGGAACAGGACGAAAACCGGTCCTTCAAGAAGGATGACCTGATCACGCTGAAAAAAGGAAAGCAGGTCCTCAACGGCAAGGAAGCCCTCGCCTATGCCAGGCACCGGAAGACCGCCGGCTACGGCACGACCGGACGGGAAAATGCCCAGCAGGACATCATCCGGGCGATCATGAAAAAGCTCACCACCGCCGAAGGCATCTCACGGATCAACCAGCTCATGGAAGCGGCACAAAAATATGTGGCCACTGACATGCCGCTGCCGGCAATCCAGAAATTCATTTCCCAGCAGCTGAAAAACGTGCAGCCCTGGACAGTGGATTCCATGACGCTCAAGGGCGGCGCCGATGCCACCCTGACCACGGTATCCATGCCCTCTTTGCCCCTGTCCTGCTACCTGCTGTCACCGGAGGACATCACCAAGGTATACAATGCCTATGCCCGGATGTTCGACGACACGAAGATGAAGGCCTTCAGCTTCGACCTGACAAAGGATCCGCAGCCCAAAATCACCTATGCGGTGGAACAGGAAGTCAGCGAATACATGATCACGTCGGCAGATGCGGACCGACTGAGTCCTTACTCCGTCTATTACGGCATTGACCGCGTGGATTCCAGTTCGGCGGACCGCAGCGAGACCCGGGCACAGGAAAATGCCATCGACATCGTGGTGCCCAGCTACACCCCGCCAGTCTATGTTCCCGAATACGTGGATCCGGGTCCCTCCTATACGGAACCCGTCACCCCTGCACCCTCACCTTCACCCGAACCGGAACCGGCACCAGCGCCGGAACCGGAACCGACACCGACTCCCACGCCTGACCCCACTCCCACACCGGATCCGACTCCCACGCCCGATTCCGGTACTTCCGGCGGATCGGGAACGGATACCGCTGCAGTCGGCGAAGGAACAGACTGA
- a CDS encoding dihydrofolate reductase family protein — protein MRKARLFTAVSLDGCLLDEMDWLPDTRGQSFLFDTHVWEKLEPGLDANGQITVLSPRPVRHSTGVQFDTRDAAECLRALKDQEGKTIWICAGPKTIHKLMKADLIDEYELVVVPELRGSQVRLFKAGIPSMPLTLKRVSESDGLVCLSYERLR, from the coding sequence GTGAGGAAAGCCAGATTATTCACCGCTGTATCCCTGGATGGCTGCCTGCTGGATGAGATGGACTGGCTGCCGGATACCAGAGGGCAGTCGTTCCTCTTCGACACTCATGTCTGGGAAAAACTGGAGCCGGGGCTGGATGCGAACGGTCAGATCACGGTGCTGAGTCCGCGTCCCGTCAGGCATTCGACCGGGGTGCAGTTTGACACCCGGGATGCGGCGGAGTGCCTGCGGGCGCTGAAGGACCAGGAAGGGAAGACCATCTGGATCTGTGCCGGCCCGAAGACCATCCACAAGCTGATGAAGGCCGACCTCATAGACGAGTATGAACTGGTGGTCGTCCCGGAACTCCGGGGCTCACAGGTCCGTCTGTTCAAGGCCGGTATCCCGTCGATGCCCCTGACACTGAAGCGGGTATCCGAGAGCGACGGGCTTGTCTGCCTGAGTTATGAAAGACTGCGCTGA
- a CDS encoding Rrf2 family transcriptional regulator, translating into MQYSTRTADAVHILVLIALHEGNLSSQALAKSTASSPAHIRKLMSQLRNGGLLSSCRGKADPVLLRAPGEISLLDIYRIMEHETPLLHLDTHTNPDCREGVHIQYALQEQYDALQNAFESRMAQVSLQDIMDRFEERRTQTRGH; encoded by the coding sequence ATGCAGTATTCCACACGAACGGCTGATGCCGTCCACATTCTTGTCCTGATCGCTCTGCATGAGGGCAACCTGTCCAGTCAGGCGCTGGCAAAGAGCACCGCCAGCAGCCCGGCCCATATCCGCAAGCTGATGAGTCAGCTGCGCAACGGCGGACTCCTGTCTTCCTGTCGCGGGAAAGCGGATCCGGTCCTTTTGAGGGCACCCGGCGAGATCTCGCTGCTGGACATTTACCGGATCATGGAACACGAAACGCCGCTGCTCCATCTGGATACCCACACCAATCCCGACTGCCGGGAAGGTGTCCACATCCAGTATGCCCTGCAGGAGCAGTATGATGCCCTGCAGAACGCCTTTGAGTCCCGCATGGCACAGGTGAGTCTGCAGGACATCATGGACCGGTTCGAAGAGCGCCGGACACAGACACGCGGGCACTGA
- the ligA gene encoding NAD-dependent DNA ligase LigA, whose product MDEALRIQQLRKQLETYAREYYIQDAPTVTDQEYDRLMHELEDLEAGHPELADPNSPTQRVIGAILPGFEKYTHARRMLSLGDIFSREELEEFVARVRKEFPGASFVAECKYDGLAMALHYEDGRFVRAVTRGDGLTGEVVTANVRTIRSVPMYIDAPGHVEVRGEVYMPKVSFERLNEVQTTLHLPLFANPRNAAAGSIRNLETSVAASRNLEIFLYWYQNALEHGINTQARALEAMHAMGFPVNMDFAVCDTVDELWAFIEKTREKRSSLPYEIDGVVIKVNSLEQEEALGLNAKTPRYAIAYKYPAQEVQTRLDDIFLTIGRTGVATPNAVLTPVRVAGTLVSAASLHNEDLIRDRDLRIGDTVIIRKAGDIIPEVIASVKERRDGTQVPYVFPGTCPVCGSELIRLPEEADHFCTNPDCPAQVLGSLIHFVSREAMNIDGLGEKKVRQLHEAHLLDTIQDIYHLAEKREEILALHGWSDKGFDKLLANIDGSRQRSLADLLFGLGIRLVGRKAAGLLADAFGSMDAIMAATKEELAAVKYIGGTTAESLTTWFAQPANQGLIQSLKEAGLNMVQAPKEVPSVSSPFAGKTVVLTGTLSGMSRNEAKALLESLGATVAGSVSKKTDLVIYGDKAGSKLAKAQELGVATMPEAEFLQEAGHVA is encoded by the coding sequence ATGGACGAAGCCCTGAGAATACAGCAGCTGCGAAAGCAGCTGGAAACCTACGCGAGAGAATACTACATCCAGGATGCGCCCACGGTGACAGACCAGGAGTACGACCGGCTTATGCACGAGCTGGAGGACCTGGAAGCCGGGCACCCGGAGCTGGCGGATCCCAATTCGCCGACACAGCGCGTCATTGGCGCGATCTTGCCGGGGTTCGAGAAATATACCCACGCCAGACGGATGCTGTCTCTGGGAGACATCTTTTCCCGGGAAGAGCTGGAGGAATTTGTGGCGCGGGTCCGGAAGGAGTTTCCCGGCGCCTCCTTTGTGGCGGAATGCAAGTACGACGGCCTGGCCATGGCCCTGCACTATGAAGATGGGCGGTTTGTCCGGGCGGTGACCCGGGGTGACGGACTGACCGGGGAGGTCGTGACAGCCAATGTCCGCACCATCCGGTCAGTACCCATGTATATCGATGCACCCGGTCATGTGGAGGTCCGCGGGGAAGTCTACATGCCGAAGGTGAGCTTTGAGAGGCTCAACGAAGTGCAGACCACCCTGCACCTGCCGCTGTTTGCCAATCCCCGCAACGCGGCAGCGGGGTCCATCCGCAATCTGGAAACCTCCGTGGCAGCCAGCCGGAACCTGGAGATTTTCCTGTACTGGTACCAGAATGCGCTGGAGCATGGCATCAATACACAGGCCAGAGCCCTGGAAGCCATGCACGCCATGGGGTTCCCGGTGAACATGGACTTTGCGGTGTGTGACACGGTGGACGAACTGTGGGCATTCATCGAAAAGACCCGGGAGAAGAGAAGCAGCCTGCCCTATGAAATCGACGGCGTGGTGATCAAGGTCAACAGCCTGGAGCAGGAGGAAGCCCTGGGTCTCAATGCCAAGACCCCGCGGTATGCGATTGCCTACAAGTACCCGGCACAGGAAGTGCAGACCCGTCTGGATGACATCTTCCTCACCATTGGCCGGACCGGCGTGGCCACACCCAATGCAGTGCTGACGCCTGTACGGGTGGCCGGCACCCTCGTGTCTGCAGCCAGCCTGCACAACGAGGACCTGATCCGGGACCGGGACCTGCGGATCGGGGATACGGTGATCATCCGGAAAGCCGGCGACATCATACCTGAGGTCATTGCCAGCGTGAAGGAACGGCGGGACGGGACACAGGTCCCCTATGTCTTCCCGGGTACGTGTCCTGTCTGCGGCAGCGAACTTATCCGGCTGCCGGAAGAAGCGGATCACTTCTGCACCAACCCGGACTGTCCGGCACAGGTGCTGGGCAGCCTGATCCACTTTGTGAGCCGGGAAGCCATGAACATTGACGGGCTGGGGGAAAAGAAGGTCCGCCAGCTGCATGAGGCACACCTGCTGGACACGATCCAGGACATTTACCACCTGGCAGAGAAACGGGAGGAGATCCTGGCACTGCACGGGTGGAGCGACAAGGGATTCGACAAGCTCCTGGCCAACATTGACGGCAGCCGGCAGCGTTCCCTGGCAGACCTGCTCTTCGGTCTGGGGATCCGGCTCGTGGGCCGGAAAGCCGCGGGCCTGCTTGCTGATGCCTTCGGGTCCATGGATGCCATCATGGCGGCCACGAAGGAAGAGCTGGCAGCCGTGAAATACATTGGCGGCACAACAGCCGAGAGCCTGACCACCTGGTTTGCCCAGCCGGCCAACCAGGGCCTGATCCAGTCCCTGAAGGAAGCCGGGCTGAACATGGTGCAGGCCCCGAAGGAAGTGCCGTCTGTTTCCTCGCCCTTTGCAGGAAAGACCGTGGTACTGACCGGGACTTTATCCGGCATGAGCCGCAATGAGGCAAAGGCCCTGCTGGAGTCCCTGGGCGCCACTGTCGCAGGCTCTGTGTCGAAGAAAACCGACCTGGTGATCTACGGGGACAAAGCCGGAAGCAAGCTGGCAAAGGCACAGGAACTGGGCGTGGCCACGATGCCGGAAGCAGAGTTCCTGCAGGAGGCAGGCCATGTCGCATAG
- the gatC gene encoding Asp-tRNA(Asn)/Glu-tRNA(Gln) amidotransferase subunit GatC — protein sequence MEKFSTEYFRKLASDLKFSLTDEEIEALKKDFEAVEAQVHLFEQVDTEGVEPMIWPFETPTVFLREDVENETLDQKEALANADDVRMGHVHVPKVVK from the coding sequence ATGGAGAAATTCAGTACGGAATACTTCCGCAAACTGGCTTCGGACCTGAAGTTCAGTCTGACGGATGAGGAGATCGAGGCCCTGAAGAAGGACTTCGAAGCAGTGGAAGCCCAGGTGCATCTGTTTGAGCAGGTGGACACCGAGGGTGTGGAACCCATGATCTGGCCCTTTGAGACACCGACTGTCTTCCTGCGGGAAGACGTGGAAAACGAAACCCTGGACCAGAAGGAGGCGCTGGCCAATGCCGACGATGTCCGCATGGGTCACGTGCATGTCCCGAAGGTGGTGAAATAG
- a CDS encoding Gfo/Idh/MocA family protein, with the protein MQKYKWAITGSGWISTQMAQALQDTGHEITGIFSIDEEGAKEAADKYGIRTVYPSLEAMLADSDADILYIGTPNEVHEQETVAALQAGKHVFCEKPLGLNDRQFSHCLDLAEEKGLVLMDGTTLLHMPLYRKIREVMESGKLGRLKMIQVSYGIQKSFDPKSRFYSLDLGGGALMDIGLYAVSFLCLYLDGTPETIRTCVSRASTGVDDTSAIIVQNDRNQIGTIALSLDCMMPEQAVLCLEKGYILVNGIQREEGVDNGFPRADHAILCYADGRTEEIRCGNAEKALEYEAAEMEEAISQERRPEGLLRAKSVMKILTDIRKEWGIEFPSETGH; encoded by the coding sequence ATGCAAAAGTACAAATGGGCGATCACGGGATCCGGCTGGATCAGCACACAGATGGCGCAGGCGCTGCAGGACACGGGACATGAAATCACCGGCATTTTTTCCATCGACGAGGAGGGTGCGAAAGAGGCAGCGGACAAGTACGGAATCAGAACCGTCTATCCTTCGCTGGAGGCCATGCTCGCAGACAGCGATGCGGACATTCTCTACATCGGTACGCCCAACGAAGTCCACGAACAGGAAACCGTGGCGGCGCTGCAGGCAGGAAAACATGTATTCTGCGAAAAGCCGCTGGGTCTCAATGACCGGCAGTTCAGCCACTGTCTGGATCTGGCGGAAGAGAAGGGCCTTGTGCTCATGGACGGAACCACGCTGCTTCATATGCCGCTCTATCGGAAAATCCGGGAAGTGATGGAATCCGGGAAGCTGGGCCGGCTGAAAATGATCCAGGTGTCTTATGGCATTCAGAAATCCTTTGATCCAAAGAGCCGCTTCTATTCCCTGGACCTGGGTGGTGGGGCGCTGATGGACATTGGTCTGTACGCCGTGAGCTTTCTCTGCCTGTATCTGGACGGCACGCCGGAAACCATCCGGACGTGTGTGTCCCGGGCTTCGACGGGGGTGGATGACACGAGTGCCATCATTGTCCAGAACGACCGGAACCAGATCGGCACGATCGCTCTGTCGCTGGACTGCATGATGCCGGAACAGGCGGTGCTGTGTCTGGAAAAAGGGTATATCCTGGTGAACGGGATCCAGCGCGAGGAAGGGGTCGACAACGGATTCCCACGGGCCGACCATGCCATTCTCTGTTATGCAGATGGCAGGACGGAGGAGATCCGCTGCGGTAATGCGGAGAAGGCGCTGGAGTACGAAGCAGCGGAAATGGAGGAAGCCATTTCACAGGAACGCCGGCCGGAAGGGCTGCTGCGGGCCAAATCCGTAATGAAGATCCTGACGGATATCCGGAAGGAGTGGGGAATCGAGTTTCCGTCGGAGACGGGCCACTGA
- a CDS encoding class I SAM-dependent methyltransferase → MNQIANGWEEYEVIDTGNREKLERWNKVVLRRPDPVAIWPIRSEGEWNRADAVYHRSNKGGGYWETKKPVKENWTIGYRDLRFKISPTGFKHTGLFPEQAANWDFTMEAIRERKAKSDNPVRILNLFAYTGGATMAASRAGADEVVHVDASKGIVAWAKENMHINHLEDHTIRFIVDDVLKFVKREIRRGRKYDGIIMDPPSYGRGPNQELWKLEDQLYELVSECARLLSDDPLFFLVNCYTTGFPLSAMKETLTRVLVDTRGGSVEVGENLLPVTKGGVLPCGIFGRWTPKQ, encoded by the coding sequence ATGAACCAGATCGCCAACGGCTGGGAAGAATACGAAGTCATTGATACAGGTAACCGGGAGAAGCTCGAGCGCTGGAACAAAGTCGTCCTGCGCCGGCCGGATCCCGTGGCCATCTGGCCGATCCGCAGCGAAGGAGAATGGAATCGTGCCGACGCTGTCTACCATCGGTCGAACAAAGGCGGCGGGTACTGGGAAACGAAAAAACCGGTGAAGGAAAACTGGACCATCGGCTACCGGGACCTGCGCTTCAAGATCTCCCCCACGGGATTCAAGCACACCGGGCTGTTCCCGGAACAGGCTGCCAACTGGGATTTCACCATGGAGGCCATCCGGGAGAGAAAAGCGAAATCGGACAACCCCGTGCGGATCCTGAACCTCTTTGCCTACACCGGCGGAGCCACCATGGCGGCCTCCAGAGCGGGAGCAGATGAAGTCGTGCACGTGGATGCGTCGAAGGGCATCGTGGCCTGGGCCAAGGAGAACATGCATATCAACCACCTGGAAGACCACACGATCCGGTTCATCGTGGACGATGTGCTGAAGTTCGTAAAGCGGGAAATCCGCCGGGGCCGCAAATATGACGGCATCATTATGGATCCGCCTTCCTATGGCCGGGGACCGAACCAGGAGCTCTGGAAGCTGGAAGACCAGCTGTACGAACTCGTCAGCGAGTGCGCCAGGCTGCTCAGCGATGACCCGCTGTTTTTCCTCGTCAACTGCTACACCACGGGATTTCCCCTGTCAGCCATGAAAGAAACGCTGACCCGGGTGCTGGTGGATACACGCGGGGGCAGCGTGGAAGTCGGGGAAAACCTGCTGCCGGTCACAAAAGGCGGTGTTCTGCCCTGCGGCATTTTCGGTCGCTGGACACCGAAACAGTGA
- a CDS encoding type II toxin-antitoxin system YafQ family toxin, whose amino-acid sequence MSGTLPAEKHRDHSLSGNWAGFRECHLLPEWLQPPFMPCCHI is encoded by the coding sequence ATGAGTGGAACTCTGCCCGCCGAAAAGCACCGGGATCACAGTCTTTCCGGCAACTGGGCGGGTTTTCGGGAGTGCCATCTTCTTCCCGAGTGGCTTCAACCCCCTTTCATGCCCTGCTGTCATATATGA